DNA from Lentibacillus amyloliquefaciens:
ACATCAATATTCTACATCTCTCAGTAATGAAACTATCAAAAATAATGTCTTAAAAACATTTGATGGTAAATTACCTATCGATCAATTCAATAATAACTTATCGCCTAGGGAGTTCATTAATCAGTTTGTGTTACATTATTATCCTAATGAAACTACAATAAAATCCACCTTTATTAACAATGTTCTCTTTAAAACAAATAACCATGTTTCTATTTTTGAATTAAACGTAGGAAATAGCAGGTTGGATTTGTGCAAAATAAATAACTTTAGCAACGCTTTCGAGATAAAAACCGAATTCGATACCCCAAAAAGGTTAGACCAACAAATGAAAGACTATTTCTATGTTTTCGAAAAAGTATATTTAATATGTTCGATGCATAATTTTAACACTATGATATCTTACATTCCAAGTGATTGCGGTATTTACACTTATTACATCACTAAAACAGGTAAATATGTTTTTAAAAAAGTTCGAAGTGCTGTTAAATCAAATTATATTTCAGCTTATGCTCAACTGTCAGTCTTAACAAAAAAAGATCTGAATGCCTTCTTTGAATGCCCAAATCTTGAAACCAAAGAGGCTATGATTAATTTAATCATTAAAAACAAAACTGAAAAAGTAATTAACAAAACCTTTAAACTGTGTTTAAGAAACAAGTTTTACCACAAGTGGAATTTTTTGGTTGAAAACAGCCCTAATATTCTAGAAATAGACTATCAATGGTTTTTTAAGAATACCTTATCGCCCGAAATAGTATACTCATAAAGGTATACTATTTCGTTGCTTGCTGATGAATATACCTAGTTAATGTTAGATTATTCCATGTAGCCCAATTGCCAAACGTTTCTTCCATATTTTTAATTCTTTTAATAGTTACACAGTCATTATCACTATCAAGAAGACCTAACCTCTTGAGTACTTCACTTCTAACATTTTCATACCCTTGCATCCCCATATTTGTATCATAGTTCACTATTGAATAAAAAGCATTTTTTTCTTTTAAATATATTAACCCTAATGCTGCCCCTTTTCCATTACCACCAGATTCAGATGGTAAATCGTCTTTTAGTCCACCAAAATCACCAAAGCCATCAAAATCGTAGTCAATATACTCTATTGCAACTTTATTGTCAATTTTTTTTGTGAATTCTAGATTTTCATAGTCTCCGTTTTTGTAATTTCTTGATCTAGGAGAATTAAGTATAATTTTATATGCATCTGTTTCTAACTCTTGGAAATCTTCTAATTCTATAAACTTAGAATCAACATGTTGATTTCGAATATCCAACATGATAAAATCCCTTTCCGTTAAATGCTCCTCTAATAATGCAATATAGCCCTCTAAATAAGAGTCTGTTATTCTAATGGCTATTGAAGAGTTATCCTTTCTAAGTTCGTTTACTAAATTTATCAAATCATGCTCACTTATTATAAAACCTTTTTTAATAGAAATTACAGGAAATAGATTGCTAAAATTTCCTATTTGCATCATTCTTTGCGTATAATAATTATAATCCCTACTCAATTTGAATGATAATTCGATTCCTTTGAAGTCTTTGTTAGCATATTCACCTTCACTAAATCTAAAGAAATCAATAAATCCTTTTTTTCCGCTGAGTCTTTCTTGAATCTTTTCCAAAGTAATTATGTCATCTTCTGTGGGTTGTAATTTTATTTTACTTCTCCTTTTGTTCCCAGGCTTTTTTTCGTATATATATTCACCTGTTTTATCATCGACTTTATGTTTAATATCATATTCCTCTCTAATTATTTCAATAAGAGGAATCATCGACTCACCAAAAAAATGATTCATGTCACTAATAACTTTCATTTCCTCATTTCGATTTTTCATAATAGGCAAATACATAGTAATCCTCCCCTTTAAAGTGACCGAGTTATAAGAAGACTCATTTTCACTATATCTTTTATTACTCAGGTATGTACATCTTCTGCAATGGCAACAATGCCCTTACATCATTCGGCATATGATCATACCATTTCACAACCAGGTTTACCAGTTCTTCTAAATCTACTAATCTGACTGAATTATGCCCAGCTACTTTCTTAGCTTGTGAAGTGAAGCCGCCTGTAGAAACAAATAAGCTATTGGCGTCCATAGGGTTTGCCCCTAATAACTGCTGAATATCCGGTGCTGATGATGACGACTTTCGATGTTTTACCTGTACTTTTATAATCGGTTTTTCAAATCCAAAAGCATCTTTGAACGCTAATACATCAACACCGCCATCCGGGCCTTTAGGGCTTACTTGGGCATTGTAGTCCATTGCTATTAAAAGACCGCCAACCAATTCTTGCATTTGCCATGGATCGAGTTTGTCCACTTTATCCTGAACCATCACTAAAGCCTTATTAGCCAAGTCTTCTATTAGATCGCTCTCTTCTGCATCATCCGTTTCTTCGGGTTCTGCATGTGGATAATTCATTAACTTTTCGATCTCACTTCCCCAATTATCCACGCGAAAGACTGTCAAGGTCGAACCCAGACTGTTTTTGGCAGCCTGCGACAATGCATCTCGCGCAACCTTCGTTTCATTCCAGTCTACTTTTATCGTATTTGG
Protein-coding regions in this window:
- a CDS encoding sce7726 family protein, with product MQKKNYSDYAKLISHQYSTSLSNETIKNNVLKTFDGKLPIDQFNNNLSPREFINQFVLHYYPNETTIKSTFINNVLFKTNNHVSIFELNVGNSRLDLCKINNFSNAFEIKTEFDTPKRLDQQMKDYFYVFEKVYLICSMHNFNTMISYIPSDCGIYTYYITKTGKYVFKKVRSAVKSNYISAYAQLSVLTKKDLNAFFECPNLETKEAMINLIIKNKTEKVINKTFKLCLRNKFYHKWNFLVENSPNILEIDYQWFFKNTLSPEIVYS